ACGATGCCGACCTCGCGGCCGTCGGGCGTGGTGATGACGGTGCCCTCGCGGGCCGGAGCGCGGCCCTCGGGCCTGATGCCGACGCGCACGCGGGCGGCGCCGTCCTTGATCTCGCGCTGGACGCGCTCGGCGCCGGGGAAGCCCCCCTCCTCGCGGCGGCGCTTCTGGATCGACCAGATCAGGCCGGCCTCGATGGGCGAGGTCGTGGGATCGATATCGTGGCCGTAGAGGCACAGGCCCGCTTCGAGACGCAGCGAATCGCGCGCGCCGAGTCCGATGGCCTTCACTTCCGGGTCGGCGAGCAGCTTGTCCCAGAGCGCGGGCGCGTCCTTGCCCTGGCAGGAGATCTCGAAGCCGTCCTCGCCGGTGTAGCCGGAGCGGGAGACGTGGCACCAGATGCCGTCGATCTGCACGTCGGCCGACATCATGAAGGCGATGCCGGCGGCCTCGGGCGCCAGCTTGGCGAGCACGGCCTCGGCGGAGGGGCCCTGGAGGGCCATGAGGCCCAGATCGTCCTTGCGGCGCAATTCGACGCCCCTCGGCAGGCGGGCCTCGATATGAGCGTAGTCCTGCTCCTTCATCGAGGCGTTGACCACCAGATAGAGCCAGCCCTCATGGCCGGGCGCCCCGACGCGGGTGACCATCAGGTCGTCGAGGATGCCCCCATCGTCCGCCAGGAGCTGCGAATAGCGCTGCTGGTTGGGCTTGAGGTTCACGACGTCGGCGGGAATCAGCGCCTCGATCGCCCGGGCCACGGTCTCGTGGGACTTGTCCTCGGCGACAAGGAAGGCCTGGCCCATATGCGAAACGTCGAACAGGCCCGCATGCTCGCGGGTCCAGTTGTGCTCGGTCAGGATGCCGGTGGGATACTGCACAGGCATGTCGTAGCCGGCGAAGGGCACCATGCGGGCGCCAAGGGCCACATGCTGGGCATGAAGCGGGGTCTGCAGGAGCGGCTCGTCGCTATGCGCTGGCTCGGCCATGGGGTTTCCTCAAAGGTGCGCGTTCCATCGAGCCTTGCGGCCCGTTGCTGTGCGCCCCCTCTGTCCCGAGACCTGAGAGATTTCCCTCGCCGCTTGCGCGGCGGGTTACGCCCGTCGGTGGGCGACGCTTGTTCGGGCGTCGCCGCTTTCCAGAGTGCCAGCTCCCGCGCGGTCCTTTGGCCTGAGCGTTTCCGGGGCGGTTGCGCCTTCGGCGCCGGACCTGAGGTCCGGTCTCTTCCGCGGGGATCATCGGCTGGATTTAGCTCTGAAGAGGAAATGCGTTCCTGTCAACAAAGCAGGCCGCCGCATCGAATATCTCCCTGCCTTAATTGACGGCAGGGCATCGACACTCCATTTTAGGGGCCATCTGTCACAGAAGGGGAGAAGCGCGGCCTGGTCCGGTCAGCAGCTCCACGCATCGTTGCTCGAACTGATCATCGCCCTTGCTCTCGTCGCCCTCAACGGCGTCTTTGCTCTTTCCGAACTTGCCATCGTTTCCGCCCGCCGCGCCCGCCTCAAGACCATGGCCGAGCAGGGCCGCTCGGGAGCCAATACGGCCCTGACCCTCATGGAGGATTCGGGCCGCTTCCTGTCCACGGTCCAGATCGGCATCACCCTCGTGGGCATCCTGGCCGGCGCCTTCTCGGGCGCCGCTCTCGGCGACCGCCTGACCCAGATCTTCCTGGCCCAGGGCATGCCCGAAGGGTTGGCCCAGCCCTTAGGCTACGGCCTCGTGATCGGCATCATCACGTATCTCTCCATCGTCATCGGCGAGCTCGTGCCCAAGCAGCTGGCCCTGCGCCATCCTGAGGGCATCGCCTGCACCATGGCCCCGTTCATGCTGGTGGTCTCGAAAGTCGCGGCCCCGGCCGTCTGGCTTCTGAACGCCTCGACCGGCCTGATCTTCCGGCTCCTGGGGACCAAGTCCGACGATTCGTCGACGGTCACGGAAGAGGAAATCAAGATGCTCGTCGGCGAGGCCGAGAGCGCCGGCGTGATCGAGGAGGAGGAGCGTCGCATGATCTCGGGCGTGCTGCGCCTCGGGGACAGGACGGTGCGCGGCCTC
This region of Microvirga mediterraneensis genomic DNA includes:
- the gcvT gene encoding glycine cleavage system aminomethyltransferase GcvT → MAEPAHSDEPLLQTPLHAQHVALGARMVPFAGYDMPVQYPTGILTEHNWTREHAGLFDVSHMGQAFLVAEDKSHETVARAIEALIPADVVNLKPNQQRYSQLLADDGGILDDLMVTRVGAPGHEGWLYLVVNASMKEQDYAHIEARLPRGVELRRKDDLGLMALQGPSAEAVLAKLAPEAAGIAFMMSADVQIDGIWCHVSRSGYTGEDGFEISCQGKDAPALWDKLLADPEVKAIGLGARDSLRLEAGLCLYGHDIDPTTSPIEAGLIWSIQKRRREEGGFPGAERVQREIKDGAARVRVGIRPEGRAPAREGTVITTPDGREVGIVTSGGFGPTVNGPVAMGYVAKDVSAVGTDLHLIVRGKPLPAKVAAMPFAPHRYKR